The Deltaproteobacteria bacterium genome window below encodes:
- a CDS encoding NUDIX hydrolase yields MAKDKKLIKAAGGIVERVGKSGVEILLIHRTRYGSEWSLPKGKLDKGEAWEAAALREVKEETGFDCSITGFGDVIFYFVDSVPKVVLFWKMKIKSGEFVPNDEVDKIEWLAPSDAAAKLAHEDEIMLVKKAYSV; encoded by the coding sequence ATGGCAAAGGATAAAAAGCTCATAAAGGCAGCGGGCGGCATTGTCGAGCGCGTGGGGAAGTCGGGTGTAGAGATTCTTCTTATTCACAGGACGCGTTACGGCAGCGAGTGGTCGCTTCCAAAGGGCAAGCTCGACAAAGGGGAGGCGTGGGAGGCCGCGGCGCTTCGCGAGGTGAAAGAGGAGACGGGCTTTGATTGCTCGATTACCGGGTTTGGCGACGTGATTTTTTATTTTGTCGACAGCGTGCCCAAGGTTGTCCTCTTCTGGAAGATGAAGATAAAAAGCGGCGAGTTCGTTCCTAACGACGAAGTGGATAAAATCGAATGGCTTGCCCCCTCGGACGCGGCAGCAAAGCTCGCGCACGAGGACGAGATTATGCTCGTGAAAAAGGCGTATTCGGTGTGA
- a CDS encoding transporter, which translates to MAFVSRSYAIDLQPGEIRAPKPGMNIIQASYFLSERGDLYVDKEKQPGNPEIVAQQFLLRYGRSFEIFGHPGVTYVQSSTGYVHPGGSLSKYEGDSGFGDTTLAFGVWPYANQDTKSYVAVAAYLTVPTGSYSHERLFNMGENRYRPALQVGFHAPFIGGLEWMGALDAVWYQTNPDYGSQRKNLAQDALYSGQLGFMYNVTSAFSAAATYFYSAGGETSLDGVGRNDDLRQNRYMLTGIAKFPFGRVTLQYGGDITTRNGFFEKYKLIVRYTKVF; encoded by the coding sequence ATGGCGTTTGTCTCGCGGTCTTACGCAATCGATTTGCAGCCCGGAGAGATACGCGCCCCCAAGCCCGGAATGAATATTATCCAGGCTTCGTATTTCTTGAGCGAGCGCGGAGATCTTTATGTTGACAAGGAAAAACAGCCCGGTAATCCCGAGATAGTGGCGCAGCAATTTTTGCTTCGCTATGGACGTTCGTTCGAGATTTTCGGGCACCCGGGCGTTACTTACGTACAGTCCTCGACAGGTTACGTGCACCCCGGAGGCTCACTTTCGAAGTACGAGGGCGACTCTGGCTTTGGCGATACTACTCTGGCGTTCGGTGTCTGGCCTTATGCCAATCAAGATACAAAGTCGTATGTCGCCGTTGCCGCTTACCTTACGGTGCCTACCGGAAGTTACAGCCACGAGCGGTTGTTCAATATGGGCGAGAACAGGTACCGCCCGGCGTTGCAGGTCGGTTTTCACGCGCCATTTATTGGCGGGCTTGAGTGGATGGGAGCGCTGGACGCAGTATGGTACCAGACCAACCCCGATTACGGCTCTCAGCGAAAGAATCTTGCACAGGATGCTCTCTATAGCGGACAGTTGGGGTTTATGTATAATGTCACATCAGCGTTCTCTGCTGCTGCGACGTATTTTTATTCGGCCGGCGGAGAGACTAGCCTTGACGGTGTTGGAAGGAACGACGACTTACGCCAGAACAGGTACATGCTGACCGGCATAGCAAAATTCCCGTTTGGCCGCGTTACGTTGCAATATGGCGGCGATATCACCACCAGGAACGGTTTTTTTGAAAAATACAAGCTTATTGTCCGCTACACAAAGGTTTTTTAA
- a CDS encoding helix-turn-helix domain containing protein has protein sequence MGVEFTDVIERMKRAGNLKNDSKVARVLGVTPQAISNYKKRGAIPADLVMKFADMYGLSVDWLIRGEGEVYRPGYEGKALINFAADNVVPYGSIAKKDIAKLVDIASLSPEELVYVGKLIKVLRDGEGSAVSVIKWSVDSFYNAMQSAATADDAKNIQKKGA, from the coding sequence ATGGGTGTAGAATTTACAGACGTGATTGAAAGGATGAAACGCGCCGGCAATCTAAAGAACGATTCAAAGGTCGCGCGGGTGCTTGGCGTTACGCCCCAGGCAATATCGAATTATAAGAAGAGGGGCGCGATCCCGGCTGACCTCGTAATGAAGTTCGCGGATATGTACGGGCTTTCGGTTGATTGGCTTATCAGGGGCGAGGGCGAGGTCTACAGGCCGGGTTACGAGGGCAAGGCGCTTATTAATTTTGCCGCGGATAACGTGGTTCCTTACGGCTCCATAGCAAAGAAGGACATAGCAAAGCTTGTTGACATAGCCTCTCTTTCCCCGGAAGAACTTGTGTACGTTGGTAAGCTCATAAAGGTACTCAGGGACGGCGAGGGTTCTGCAGTATCGGTAATCAAGTGGAGTGTTGATTCCTTCTACAACGCGATGCAGTCTGCCGCAACAGCGGATGACGCAAAGAACATCCAGAAGAAGGGCGCTTAA
- a CDS encoding helix-turn-helix domain-containing protein, whose amino-acid sequence MSTIGERIRHIRENILRIRQAELASMLGFNRIATISDYEKDKRYPDIETVCKMADFGSVSIEWLLTGRGQIFSFPAEQAKQGTDDAKSKQDDFVIVKVYDQSAAAPPAKFPDALSVDSLCISKNKFSANITAIKTNGMIAGIDKSDTAIENGKLYAVWLEAEGVVLRRIFVRQNALELCPEDRSLSSTTLPPDSRSEDFIIGAVRWIYIP is encoded by the coding sequence ATGTCCACGATAGGTGAACGCATTAGACATATTCGGGAGAACATTCTCCGCATCAGACAAGCGGAGCTTGCCTCTATGCTTGGTTTTAACCGTATCGCAACTATCAGCGATTACGAGAAAGATAAGCGGTATCCGGATATCGAAACAGTCTGCAAAATGGCGGACTTCGGCTCGGTATCCATTGAATGGCTGCTTACCGGAAGAGGACAGATATTTTCATTCCCGGCTGAACAGGCAAAACAGGGCACAGACGATGCAAAATCAAAACAGGACGACTTCGTTATAGTAAAGGTCTACGACCAGAGCGCAGCTGCGCCACCAGCCAAATTCCCTGACGCTTTATCAGTTGACTCACTTTGCATAAGCAAAAATAAATTCTCGGCAAATATCACTGCTATAAAGACAAACGGAATGATAGCCGGTATAGACAAAAGCGACACAGCGATCGAAAACGGCAAGCTCTACGCCGTATGGCTCGAGGCCGAGGGCGTGGTGCTAAGAAGGATTTTTGTCCGCCAAAACGCCCTGGAGCTTTGCCCGGAAGACAGATCCCTTTCCTCAACAACACTGCCGCCCGATTCGCGCTCAGAGGATTTTATCATCGGCGCAGTACGGTGGATATACATCCCCTGA
- a CDS encoding thermonuclease family protein, whose protein sequence is MKKTGGFLSKQRALKKFFVSIAVVFALTAVFSLSAGIWAGENNVSARKLSVTWVIDGDTIEVAKSGRGKERIRYAGIDTPEMEEPFYKEARLRNKELLDKAGLVTFEVCRDEPFDKYGRTLGWVYADGVDVSEALLKEGLARIFAKPPCGKKKYASYKAAEKTAKEQRLGMWGAR, encoded by the coding sequence ATGAAGAAAACTGGCGGGTTTTTATCGAAGCAAAGAGCGTTGAAGAAGTTCTTTGTGTCTATCGCGGTTGTTTTTGCGCTTACAGCGGTATTTTCTTTAAGTGCCGGGATTTGGGCAGGTGAAAACAATGTATCTGCGCGCAAGCTAAGCGTTACCTGGGTTATAGACGGCGACACCATAGAGGTCGCAAAGTCCGGGCGAGGGAAAGAGCGCATAAGATATGCCGGCATAGACACGCCCGAGATGGAAGAGCCTTTTTATAAGGAGGCGCGGCTTAGGAATAAGGAGCTTCTCGATAAGGCCGGTTTGGTGACCTTCGAGGTATGCAGGGACGAGCCTTTTGATAAATACGGCCGAACGCTTGGCTGGGTGTATGCCGACGGCGTGGATGTAAGTGAGGCGCTTCTTAAAGAAGGGCTTGCAAGGATCTTCGCCAAGCCTCCGTGCGGCAAGAAGAAATACGCATCCTACAAGGCCGCGGAAAAGACCGCCAAAGAACAGCGTCTTGGCATGTGGGGAGCCAGGTAA
- a CDS encoding methylenetetrahydrofolate reductase: protein MEANSKLKKELESGRFVVTAEICPPRGTDTAEFVEKARLLKDKITAANVTDNQRAVMRLSSLACSVLLLKEGIEPVFQMTCRDRNRLAIQSDALGAWALGVRNVLALTGDHVSAGDHREAKAVFDLDAVQLVHTIDTLNKGKNLGGKELRGKTDFYLGAVVNPGAEPFEPEWIRFQKKISAGARFFQTQAVFDMDAYKQFFEDAEKTGVKVLCGILLLKSAKMAEYLNKNVPGVNVPKQFIDALENASDPLEKGIEIAAEQVKTLKRFSHGVHIMAIGQEESVVKILGLAG, encoded by the coding sequence ATGGAAGCAAACAGCAAATTAAAGAAAGAACTTGAATCCGGACGCTTTGTCGTCACGGCCGAGATTTGCCCGCCGCGCGGCACCGATACCGCGGAGTTCGTCGAAAAGGCAAGGCTTTTAAAGGACAAGATAACCGCTGCCAATGTTACCGATAACCAGAGGGCTGTGATGCGGCTATCGAGTCTCGCCTGCTCTGTGCTTCTTTTGAAGGAAGGCATAGAGCCGGTTTTTCAGATGACGTGCCGCGACAGGAACCGTCTTGCCATACAGTCGGATGCTCTGGGCGCCTGGGCCCTTGGCGTAAGAAATGTTCTTGCCCTTACAGGAGACCACGTCTCTGCAGGCGACCACAGGGAGGCAAAGGCAGTCTTTGACCTCGACGCAGTGCAGCTTGTTCACACAATAGACACGCTAAATAAGGGCAAAAACCTCGGAGGCAAGGAATTAAGAGGTAAGACGGACTTCTACCTCGGAGCTGTCGTAAACCCCGGGGCAGAGCCGTTTGAGCCGGAGTGGATACGTTTTCAGAAGAAAATAAGCGCAGGAGCCAGGTTCTTCCAGACGCAGGCCGTGTTCGATATGGATGCCTATAAGCAGTTTTTCGAGGACGCTGAAAAGACGGGAGTAAAGGTGCTTTGCGGCATACTGCTTCTAAAGTCCGCGAAGATGGCCGAGTACCTTAATAAGAACGTGCCGGGCGTAAACGTGCCAAAGCAGTTCATTGACGCCCTTGAGAACGCCTCTGACCCGCTGGAAAAGGGCATAGAGATAGCAGCGGAACAGGTAAAGACGCTAAAAAGGTTCTCGCACGGCGTTCATATTATGGCAATAGGCCAGGAAGAGAGCGTTGTTAAAATACTCGGGCTTGCAGGCTGA
- the purQ gene encoding phosphoribosylformylglycinamidine synthase subunit PurQ — MKFAVIVFPGSNCDHDAYHAAKHVFGSDAAYVWHKETSLKGFDCVILPGGFSYGDYLRTGAIARFSPIMAEVEKFAKAGGPTLGICNGFQILCEAGLLPGVLMRNKKLKFICSDVQVRVENTKTAFTSVYKEKEVLRIPIAHADGNYYADADTVKLLEDKGRIVFRYVSTGGKATDEANPNGSVANIAGITNEKGNVVGLMPHPERVCEAVVGGVDGRGMFESVIKALS, encoded by the coding sequence ATGAAATTCGCCGTAATCGTCTTCCCCGGCTCAAATTGCGACCACGACGCATACCATGCGGCCAAGCACGTATTCGGCAGCGATGCCGCGTATGTCTGGCACAAAGAAACTTCCCTTAAAGGTTTCGACTGCGTGATACTTCCGGGCGGGTTTTCCTACGGGGATTATCTTAGAACAGGCGCCATAGCAAGGTTTTCGCCAATCATGGCCGAGGTCGAAAAGTTCGCCAAGGCCGGAGGGCCGACACTTGGCATCTGTAACGGCTTTCAGATACTTTGCGAGGCAGGGCTTCTCCCGGGCGTGCTCATGCGAAATAAAAAGCTAAAGTTCATCTGCTCGGACGTGCAAGTGAGGGTCGAGAACACGAAGACCGCTTTTACATCGGTTTATAAGGAAAAAGAGGTGCTGCGTATTCCCATCGCCCATGCAGACGGCAATTATTACGCAGACGCCGATACCGTCAAGCTGCTTGAAGATAAGGGCCGCATCGTGTTTCGCTACGTATCAACAGGCGGTAAGGCAACGGATGAGGCCAACCCCAACGGATCTGTTGCCAATATAGCAGGCATTACCAATGAAAAGGGCAATGTCGTAGGCCTTATGCCGCACCCGGAGAGGGTGTGCGAGGCGGTTGTCGGCGGCGTTGACGGCAGAGGCATGTTCGAGTCTGTTATAAAGGCTCTGTCTTGA
- the purS gene encoding phosphoribosylformylglycinamidine synthase subunit PurS, with protein sequence MKANVYVTLKKGVLDPQGKAVVGALKSFSFSGVKELRIGKFIEIDMDGSDKAKAEAEVKKMCEVLLANTVIEDYKVEIKD encoded by the coding sequence TTGAAGGCAAACGTGTATGTGACGCTTAAAAAAGGCGTGCTGGACCCGCAGGGCAAGGCGGTGGTTGGCGCGCTTAAATCGTTTTCATTCTCCGGCGTTAAAGAGCTTCGTATCGGCAAGTTCATCGAGATAGACATGGACGGCTCGGATAAGGCAAAGGCCGAGGCGGAAGTGAAAAAGATGTGCGAGGTTCTTCTTGCCAATACAGTTATCGAAGACTATAAGGTCGAGATAAAGGACTAA
- a CDS encoding DUF4234 domain-containing protein gives MGEQKVEHIVFEKKSVVEVIVLAIITLGIYVPVWFLNRIERFNELESEHKFTINPFGFAIASLVAYIGIVCYVIFSGLNPESGEGLKYIGIGEYIVFVASLVMMFECLKARRAFLDHFAKKNYEVSFSWFWTAMFGMIYLQYRINEFSPEEEKLL, from the coding sequence ATGGGAGAGCAGAAGGTAGAACATATAGTATTCGAGAAAAAGAGCGTTGTCGAGGTTATAGTGCTGGCCATTATAACGCTTGGCATCTACGTTCCTGTGTGGTTTTTGAACAGGATAGAGCGCTTTAACGAGCTTGAGTCCGAGCACAAGTTCACCATAAACCCGTTTGGCTTCGCGATAGCCTCGCTTGTTGCGTATATCGGCATAGTTTGCTATGTGATATTTTCGGGCTTGAACCCCGAGAGCGGCGAGGGGCTAAAGTACATCGGCATAGGCGAGTATATAGTATTTGTGGCCAGCCTGGTGATGATGTTTGAGTGCCTGAAGGCAAGGAGAGCGTTTCTCGACCACTTCGCAAAGAAGAATTATGAGGTAAGTTTTTCGTGGTTCTGGACGGCCATGTTCGGCATGATATACCTGCAGTACAGGATAAACGAGTTCAGCCCTGAGGAGGAAAAGCTTCTTTGA
- a CDS encoding phosphoribosylaminoimidazolesuccinocarboxamide synthase encodes MAKLKKIPVRKEQIYEGKAKVIFKTSDPDHHIMYFKDDATAFNAQKKGTIVNKGVINNAMSARMFEFLEKKGVKTHFVKKLSDREMLVKKLEIIPVEVIVRNLSAGSLSKRLGVEEGLKLKEPILEFCYKSDPLGDPFINDYIVRAFGFATKAELKVISETALKVNKLMSKFFDKRGIILVDYKLEFGRFKGKVLLGDEITPDGCRLWDKKTREKLDKDRFRRDLGNIEEAYQKVLAKISE; translated from the coding sequence ATGGCAAAGCTTAAGAAAATACCCGTAAGAAAAGAGCAGATATACGAGGGTAAGGCAAAGGTCATATTCAAGACGAGTGACCCGGACCACCATATAATGTACTTCAAGGACGACGCAACCGCCTTTAATGCCCAGAAAAAAGGGACTATCGTGAATAAGGGCGTAATCAATAATGCCATGTCCGCCCGCATGTTCGAGTTCCTCGAGAAAAAGGGCGTTAAGACGCATTTTGTAAAAAAGCTTAGCGACCGCGAGATGCTCGTTAAAAAGCTCGAGATAATCCCTGTTGAGGTGATAGTCAGGAACCTTTCCGCAGGGAGCCTGTCAAAAAGGCTTGGAGTTGAGGAAGGGTTGAAGCTAAAGGAGCCTATTCTCGAGTTCTGTTACAAGAGCGACCCTCTTGGCGACCCTTTTATAAATGATTACATCGTGCGCGCCTTCGGGTTCGCAACCAAGGCTGAGCTAAAGGTCATCAGCGAAACTGCGCTTAAGGTCAACAAGCTTATGAGCAAGTTCTTCGATAAGCGCGGCATAATACTCGTGGATTACAAGCTTGAGTTCGGAAGGTTTAAAGGCAAGGTGCTCCTCGGAGACGAAATCACCCCCGACGGCTGCCGTCTCTGGGATAAAAAGACCAGGGAAAAGCTCGATAAGGACCGTTTCAGGCGCGACCTTGGTAATATAGAAGAGGCATATCAGAAGGTGCTTGCAAAGATATCGGAGTAG
- the purB gene encoding adenylosuccinate lyase — protein sequence MIERYTREKMGLVWTSENRFSKWLEVELAACEAWQKKGRIPKDALGRIKKKARFDVKRIDEIEKTVKHDVIAFLTSVADYIGKDSRYVHIGLTSSDIVDTALALLLRESADIIIDDIKIFMRVLKKRAVEHKDTVMMGRSHGIHAEPTTFGLKLALYYDEMNRNLERVKRAKETISYGKMSGAVGTFANIDPFIERYALKKLGLKPEPVATQVVQRDRHAEFFSALALVAATIEKIAVEIRHLQRTEVREAEEFFSKGQKGSSAMPHKRNPILSENLTGLARLVRAYAGAAMENVALWHERDISHSSVERVIAPDALIALDFMLARVTGVIENLLVYPENMLRNMEASKGLVFSQRVLLKLAEKGMSREEAYKTVQRNAMDVWEGRFNGNFLAALKRDKDVTGLVTEKELRECFDTRPYLKNVGYIMKRALKNG from the coding sequence ATGATAGAGCGTTATACGAGAGAAAAGATGGGGCTCGTCTGGACGAGCGAGAACCGCTTTAGTAAGTGGCTCGAGGTCGAACTTGCGGCGTGCGAGGCCTGGCAGAAAAAGGGAAGGATCCCGAAAGACGCGCTCGGTCGCATCAAGAAGAAGGCGCGCTTCGATGTAAAACGGATTGACGAAATCGAAAAGACCGTTAAGCACGACGTTATCGCGTTCCTTACCTCGGTTGCCGATTATATCGGCAAGGACTCGCGCTACGTGCATATAGGGCTTACGTCCTCGGATATAGTCGATACCGCGCTGGCACTTCTTCTAAGAGAATCCGCTGACATTATAATAGACGATATAAAGATTTTCATGCGTGTTCTGAAAAAGCGCGCAGTGGAGCACAAGGATACCGTTATGATGGGCAGAAGCCACGGCATACACGCCGAGCCCACGACATTCGGCTTGAAGCTCGCGCTCTACTACGACGAGATGAACAGGAACCTCGAGCGAGTAAAAAGGGCGAAGGAAACGATATCTTACGGCAAGATGTCCGGGGCGGTCGGGACGTTTGCCAATATAGACCCCTTTATAGAACGCTACGCGTTAAAGAAGCTCGGGCTTAAGCCCGAGCCTGTTGCAACACAGGTTGTTCAAAGGGACCGTCATGCGGAGTTCTTCTCGGCCCTTGCGCTCGTTGCCGCTACCATCGAGAAGATAGCTGTAGAGATAAGGCATCTTCAGAGGACAGAGGTCCGGGAGGCTGAAGAGTTTTTCTCCAAAGGCCAGAAGGGCTCTTCCGCAATGCCGCATAAGCGTAACCCCATACTTTCGGAGAACCTTACGGGCCTTGCGCGGTTAGTCAGGGCATACGCAGGCGCTGCCATGGAGAATGTCGCGCTCTGGCATGAGCGCGATATAAGCCATTCATCCGTTGAAAGGGTGATTGCGCCGGATGCGCTTATAGCTCTCGACTTTATGCTCGCGAGGGTTACCGGTGTTATCGAGAACCTCCTTGTGTATCCGGAGAACATGCTTAGGAACATGGAGGCCTCGAAGGGGTTGGTATTTTCGCAGCGCGTGCTCTTGAAGCTTGCGGAAAAGGGCATGTCCAGGGAAGAGGCCTACAAGACCGTGCAGCGTAATGCCATGGACGTGTGGGAAGGCCGTTTTAACGGGAACTTCCTTGCCGCGCTAAAGAGGGATAAAGATGTAACAGGGCTCGTTACGGAAAAAGAACTCAGAGAGTGTTTCGACACGAGACCTTATCTTAAGAATGTCGGTTATATAATGAAGAGGGCGCTTAAAAACGGTTAA
- a CDS encoding ZIP family metal transporter, with protein MQEHQFVNTIIYSAIAAFSTIVGVYILFVNEKWVEKRSHHFLSFAAGVVLTTAFLHMMPEAIELAEVKGALAVVLFTIIGFYIVEHMIAIHTCQEGECHVHSMGVPAFIGIVLHSFVDGMVIGVGFEVDFSTGLLSTLAIFLHSLPVGITIAAILKHAGFARKKIFLLGWAVAAAMVLGAAGAYVFVRDMESSLIGLLLAFSAGTFLYIGAADLLPETHKKMHRFNIIFVLLGVALVYIISSVSGGH; from the coding sequence ATGCAGGAACACCAGTTCGTTAATACGATAATATATAGCGCAATAGCCGCGTTCTCGACCATAGTCGGCGTGTACATTCTGTTCGTGAACGAGAAGTGGGTTGAGAAGAGGTCGCATCATTTCCTGAGCTTTGCCGCGGGTGTTGTGTTAACGACCGCGTTCTTGCACATGATGCCGGAGGCAATAGAGCTTGCGGAGGTCAAAGGGGCGCTTGCGGTCGTGCTCTTTACCATTATCGGTTTTTACATCGTCGAGCACATGATAGCCATACACACCTGTCAGGAGGGCGAGTGCCATGTCCACAGCATGGGCGTGCCGGCCTTTATCGGCATAGTGCTGCATTCGTTTGTTGACGGCATGGTCATAGGCGTTGGGTTCGAGGTGGACTTCTCGACAGGTCTTTTGTCGACGCTTGCGATATTCCTTCACAGCCTGCCTGTTGGCATAACCATCGCGGCAATACTTAAGCACGCCGGGTTTGCCAGGAAAAAAATATTCCTCTTGGGCTGGGCCGTGGCCGCTGCCATGGTGCTTGGCGCGGCAGGGGCTTACGTCTTCGTAAGGGACATGGAAAGTTCTTTAATAGGGCTGCTCCTGGCCTTTTCGGCCGGGACATTCCTTTATATAGGCGCTGCGGACCTTTTGCCCGAGACGCATAAGAAGATGCACAGGTTCAATATTATTTTTGTGTTGCTTGGAGTCGCGCTGGTGTATATAATTTCGTCGGTGAGCGGAGGGCACTGA
- a CDS encoding ComEA family DNA-binding protein, which produces MDEAQKPYKAYVAHAVLALAVFLAFALKNVSLDSGYQAGSGRSAASGPAALININTATAAELTELPGIGEKLAERIVEYRKQNGAFGSIDDLKKVRGIGSAKLEAVRPLVRVDIKGKGEMERNAGTPVR; this is translated from the coding sequence ATGGATGAGGCGCAAAAACCGTATAAGGCGTATGTGGCGCACGCGGTGCTCGCGCTCGCAGTGTTTCTGGCCTTTGCCCTAAAGAATGTATCGCTTGATAGTGGCTATCAGGCTGGCAGCGGCAGGTCGGCTGCATCCGGGCCCGCAGCCCTGATAAACATCAATACCGCAACTGCCGCGGAGTTGACGGAGCTGCCAGGCATAGGCGAAAAGCTCGCAGAGAGGATTGTCGAGTACAGGAAGCAAAACGGCGCTTTCGGGTCAATCGATGATCTTAAAAAAGTCCGGGGCATAGGAAGCGCAAAGCTCGAGGCAGTCAGGCCTCTTGTGCGCGTTGACATAAAGGGAAAAGGAGAAATGGAAAGAAATGCAGGAACACCAGTTCGTTAA
- the cimA gene encoding citramalate synthase — MAKKEKHTVVLYDTTLRDGTQAEDINFSVEDKVRVARALDALGIHYIEGGYPGSNPRDIEFFKQMKKEKLKNAVLTAFGSTKRPGKKASEDAGVKELLSAGTDVVTIVAKTWKFHVTEALKISLNENLDLIHDTVSHLKNRKDKVFYDAEHFFDAYRDDPAYAMKVLKTAEDAGADCLVLCDTNGGMLPFEIERIVREVKKNVTAPLGVHCHNDADTGVANTLTAVKEGAIQVQGTMNGFGERCGNVNLCSVIPALKLKMGIDCISDANLKKLSETARFVYEIANLTHNKRQPYIGESAFAHKGGLHVSAVLKDPATYEHVKPEAVGNHRRVLVSDLAGRSNIIYKAAEYGLDIESGSPEVKRILDELKKLEHQGFLYEGAEASFELLIHEALGKRKKYFKLHGFKVTDSKKDEGEPPRAEATIKIDVKGEEEHTAAEGNGPVNALDKALRKALERFYPTLQDVKLIDFKVRVLAGKAGTSAKVRVLVESGDGKDKWGTVGVSENVIEASWQALVDSLEYKLYKDGAKRTGKKTK; from the coding sequence ATGGCAAAAAAGGAAAAACATACCGTCGTTCTCTACGACACAACACTTAGAGACGGCACGCAGGCCGAGGACATAAACTTCTCGGTCGAGGACAAGGTGCGTGTAGCGCGCGCCCTTGACGCTCTCGGCATACATTATATAGAGGGCGGGTACCCGGGCAGCAATCCGAGGGATATAGAGTTCTTTAAGCAGATGAAAAAGGAAAAGCTTAAGAACGCCGTGCTTACTGCTTTTGGCTCGACAAAGAGGCCCGGAAAGAAGGCCTCAGAGGACGCGGGCGTAAAGGAACTTCTAAGCGCTGGCACGGATGTCGTTACCATAGTCGCGAAGACGTGGAAGTTCCACGTGACCGAGGCGTTAAAGATTTCTCTTAACGAGAACCTCGACCTTATACACGATACCGTGAGCCACTTAAAGAATCGCAAGGACAAGGTCTTCTACGACGCAGAGCATTTCTTCGACGCGTACAGGGACGACCCTGCCTATGCTATGAAGGTCTTAAAGACAGCAGAGGACGCCGGGGCCGATTGCCTCGTGCTTTGCGATACTAACGGCGGCATGCTTCCCTTCGAGATCGAAAGGATAGTTCGCGAGGTAAAAAAGAACGTTACTGCTCCGCTTGGCGTGCATTGCCATAACGACGCTGACACCGGAGTGGCCAACACCCTTACCGCTGTAAAGGAAGGCGCCATCCAGGTGCAGGGCACGATGAACGGATTTGGCGAGAGGTGCGGCAACGTAAACCTCTGCTCCGTTATCCCGGCGCTTAAGCTAAAGATGGGCATAGACTGCATAAGTGATGCGAATCTCAAAAAGCTTAGCGAGACAGCGCGCTTTGTATACGAAATAGCGAACCTTACGCATAACAAGCGCCAACCGTATATAGGCGAAAGCGCTTTTGCGCATAAGGGCGGCTTGCATGTGAGCGCTGTCCTTAAAGACCCGGCTACATACGAGCACGTAAAGCCAGAGGCTGTTGGCAACCACCGCCGCGTGCTTGTTTCCGACCTTGCCGGAAGATCGAACATAATATACAAGGCTGCCGAGTACGGGCTCGATATAGAGAGCGGCTCCCCGGAAGTTAAGCGCATACTCGACGAATTAAAAAAGCTCGAACATCAGGGATTTCTCTACGAAGGCGCAGAGGCAAGCTTCGAGCTCCTTATTCACGAGGCCCTTGGTAAAAGGAAGAAATACTTCAAGCTCCACGGCTTCAAGGTCACTGACTCTAAAAAGGACGAAGGCGAGCCGCCAAGAGCCGAGGCTACCATAAAGATAGATGTAAAGGGCGAGGAAGAGCACACTGCGGCAGAGGGTAACGGCCCGGTAAATGCGCTTGATAAGGCCCTTAGAAAGGCGCTTGAGAGGTTTTATCCCACCTTACAGGATGTCAAGCTGATAGACTTTAAGGTAAGAGTGCTTGCCGGAAAGGCCGGGACATCTGCAAAGGTGCGCGTGCTTGTTGAGAGCGGCGACGGTAAAGACAAGTGGGGCACTGTCGGGGTCTCGGAGAACGTCATAGAGGCAAGCTGGCAAGCGCTTGTAGACAGCCTCGAATATAAGCTCTATAAGGACGGCGCCAAGAGGACCGGGAAGAAAACAAAGTAA